A stretch of the Amycolatopsis sp. BJA-103 genome encodes the following:
- a CDS encoding ABC transporter substrate-binding protein — MVAAIFLIAAIAPSAHAVDQGKGYPGFCKDAGGVTVVVDFQGLGGTTIVRCNPQTTRGTGLDALKGAGFQIAGVQRWGEAFICRVENRPSAAENVPIAGREKYRELCIDTPPAQAYWSYWHASNNCAWDYSQWGVKNRDFIPGGFEGWSFSLNATAQTNPVPRVSAVRPGTEGQPCVPREEAKPATNDPNERQQQPQGGQQQPGDGPQPTAEAGAVPGETTAAGPSSGALPPPKPRPSASARPQAKDPSMNVAFTGGENAEDVNAVIQRESGASDWAPWAAGGAVLALCVAGFFLARRRKRAQGA; from the coding sequence ATGGTGGCGGCGATCTTCCTGATCGCCGCCATCGCGCCGTCCGCGCACGCCGTCGACCAGGGCAAGGGCTATCCGGGTTTCTGCAAGGACGCCGGCGGGGTCACCGTGGTCGTGGACTTCCAGGGACTCGGCGGCACGACCATCGTGCGCTGCAACCCCCAGACCACGCGCGGCACCGGACTGGACGCGCTCAAGGGCGCCGGTTTCCAGATCGCCGGGGTGCAGCGGTGGGGCGAGGCGTTCATCTGCCGGGTCGAGAACCGCCCGTCGGCCGCGGAGAACGTCCCGATCGCGGGCCGCGAGAAGTACCGTGAGCTGTGCATCGACACACCTCCGGCGCAGGCCTACTGGTCTTACTGGCACGCCTCGAACAACTGCGCCTGGGACTACAGCCAGTGGGGTGTCAAGAACCGTGACTTCATCCCCGGCGGTTTCGAAGGCTGGTCGTTCTCGCTGAACGCCACCGCCCAGACGAATCCGGTCCCGCGGGTTTCCGCAGTGCGGCCGGGTACCGAGGGCCAGCCGTGCGTGCCGCGCGAGGAGGCCAAGCCGGCCACCAACGACCCCAACGAGCGGCAGCAGCAACCGCAGGGCGGGCAGCAGCAGCCGGGAGACGGCCCGCAGCCGACCGCGGAAGCAGGCGCGGTGCCAGGGGAAACCACGGCCGCGGGCCCGAGTTCCGGCGCGCTGCCGCCGCCCAAGCCGCGTCCGAGCGCTTCGGCACGGCCGCAGGCGAAGGACCCGTCGATGAACGTCGCGTTCACCGGCGGCGAGAACGCCGAGGACGTCAACGCCGTGATCCAGCGTGAGTCCGGTGCGAGCGACTGGGCACCGTGGGCGGCCGGTGGCGCCGTCCTGGCGTTGTGCGTCGCCGGCTTCTTCCTGGCACGCAGACGCAAACGCGCGCAGGGAGCTTGA
- a CDS encoding ABC transporter substrate-binding protein: MRRLLAVTSVLIGLIGLSAAPAQAVDPAKGYNGICTGNDALSGVTVVVDFQELDGNGGTAAPTITRCSPNANPGTDRTGIKALQDAGIAVAGTARWGLGFVCRLEVRPSATETLPLSSNPNYKEPCVNTPPAGAYWGYWHAAGSGSTWTYSSYGALNRNVVPGGFEGWSFSLNKSATTNPPPGVTPTNPAVNANNPTVALSVNDVDRKITLGQSTSLTWTTTNATSVAAGTVTPASGGGAWSGSLAAPGGTQNITPTAAGTYVYTIAATGNGVTVYSSATLTVQ, from the coding sequence ATGAGAAGACTGCTCGCCGTCACGTCCGTCCTCATCGGACTGATCGGGCTGTCCGCCGCGCCCGCGCAGGCGGTCGATCCGGCCAAGGGCTACAACGGGATCTGCACCGGCAACGACGCCCTCAGCGGCGTCACCGTCGTGGTCGACTTCCAGGAACTGGACGGCAACGGCGGGACCGCCGCGCCGACGATCACCCGCTGCTCGCCCAACGCGAACCCGGGCACCGACCGCACGGGCATCAAGGCGCTGCAGGACGCCGGGATCGCCGTCGCGGGCACCGCCCGGTGGGGGCTCGGTTTCGTCTGCCGCCTGGAGGTCCGCCCGTCCGCGACGGAGACCCTGCCGCTGTCCAGCAACCCGAACTACAAGGAACCGTGCGTCAACACGCCGCCCGCCGGCGCGTACTGGGGTTACTGGCACGCCGCCGGTTCCGGTTCGACCTGGACCTACAGCAGCTACGGCGCGCTCAACCGCAACGTGGTGCCCGGCGGTTTCGAGGGCTGGTCGTTCTCGCTGAACAAGTCGGCGACGACCAACCCGCCTCCCGGGGTCACCCCGACCAACCCGGCCGTGAACGCGAACAACCCGACGGTCGCCTTGTCCGTCAACGATGTCGACCGCAAGATCACCCTCGGCCAGAGCACCTCGCTGACCTGGACGACGACGAACGCCACGAGTGTCGCCGCGGGTACGGTGACCCCGGCGAGCGGTGGCGGCGCCTGGTCGGGCTCGCTGGCGGCACCCGGCGGCACGCAGAACATCACGCCGACCGCCGCGGGCACCTACGTCTACACGATCGCGGCGACGGGTAACGGGGTGACGGTGTACTCGAGCGCGACCCTGACCGTCCAATGA
- a CDS encoding prenyltransferase/squalene oxidase repeat-containing protein — translation MRRLVLAVAMLCGIGLVAAPAATAATHNKADAAAGWLARQMADGERFEADFGGQKYPDQGLTIDAIFAFAAAGVSDTNAGKAITWLAKPEITTGYVGSGTEAYAGAHAKLLLAAQIRGKNPAAFGGVDLKAGLLSLLTPSGRFSDRSEFGDYSNAFSQSLALLALDRTPAGAPASAVTFLAGTQCADGGFPLNFGEATCASDVDSTAMVVQALRATGDPVNAGEGTSWLVTKQHANGGFGVGTNAPNANSTGLAAEALAGHRPAAAVKAREFLRSLQTGCTGAVADRGAIAYDATGLNPATAPRATAQAILGLARVPLSDLHGGGRPQAPVLACS, via the coding sequence ATGAGACGTTTGGTCCTCGCTGTCGCCATGCTGTGCGGCATCGGACTGGTCGCCGCTCCGGCGGCGACCGCGGCCACCCACAACAAGGCGGACGCCGCCGCGGGCTGGCTCGCCAGGCAGATGGCCGACGGGGAAAGGTTCGAGGCCGACTTCGGCGGCCAGAAGTACCCCGACCAGGGCTTGACGATCGACGCGATCTTCGCGTTCGCCGCGGCCGGGGTGTCGGACACCAACGCGGGCAAGGCGATCACGTGGCTGGCGAAGCCGGAGATCACCACCGGTTACGTCGGCAGCGGTACCGAGGCCTACGCGGGCGCGCACGCCAAACTGCTGCTGGCCGCGCAGATCCGGGGCAAGAACCCGGCGGCGTTCGGCGGCGTCGACCTGAAGGCGGGACTGCTCTCGCTGCTCACGCCGTCCGGCCGGTTCTCCGACCGGTCCGAGTTCGGCGACTACTCCAACGCCTTCTCGCAGTCGCTCGCCCTGCTGGCGCTGGACCGCACCCCCGCCGGCGCCCCCGCGTCGGCCGTGACGTTCCTCGCGGGCACCCAGTGCGCGGACGGCGGCTTCCCGCTGAACTTCGGCGAAGCGACCTGCGCGAGCGACGTCGACTCGACCGCGATGGTCGTGCAGGCCCTGCGCGCCACCGGTGACCCGGTGAACGCCGGCGAAGGCACCTCCTGGCTGGTCACCAAGCAGCACGCGAACGGCGGCTTCGGCGTCGGCACGAACGCGCCGAACGCCAACAGCACCGGCCTCGCCGCCGAGGCGCTGGCCGGGCACCGTCCCGCCGCCGCGGTCAAGGCGCGGGAGTTCCTGCGGTCGCTGCAGACCGGCTGCACCGGCGCCGTGGCGGACCGCGGCGCGATCGCCTACGACGCCACCGGCCTGAACCCGGCGACCGCCCCGCGCGCGACCGCGCAGGCGATCCTCGGCCTGGCGCGGGTCCCGCTGAGCGACCTGCACGGCGGTGGCCGTCCGCAGGCGCCGGTGCTCGCCTGCTCCTGA
- a CDS encoding MerR family transcriptional regulator has product MAEYRVGELANLAGTSVRNVRAYQDRGLLPAPTRRGRVAMYDDAHLARLRLIVQLLERGYTLAQIEEMIETWQQGRDLGDLMGLEDALSQPWSEETPERITVTQARKEFGRLITPANVKRVLAMGVATRRGAHFEVFSPQLLQAGRELLAAGVPPEQVLGLAETLIEHTDAIATLFLDTIRHDVVGPRGADWVPDATEISDLTELVKRLRPLAQSAVTASLALSMSRAFPEFLEELAQHLREHQES; this is encoded by the coding sequence GTGGCTGAGTATCGAGTGGGCGAACTCGCGAACCTGGCGGGGACGTCGGTGCGGAACGTGCGCGCCTATCAGGACAGAGGACTGCTTCCCGCGCCGACGCGACGCGGGCGCGTGGCGATGTACGACGACGCGCATCTCGCCCGGCTGCGGTTGATCGTCCAGCTGCTCGAGCGCGGGTACACCCTCGCCCAGATCGAGGAAATGATCGAGACCTGGCAGCAGGGGCGGGATCTGGGCGATCTGATGGGCCTGGAGGACGCGCTCTCCCAGCCGTGGTCGGAGGAGACCCCCGAGCGGATCACCGTGACGCAGGCGCGGAAGGAGTTCGGGCGGCTGATCACCCCCGCCAACGTCAAACGCGTGCTGGCGATGGGGGTGGCCACCCGGCGGGGCGCGCATTTCGAGGTCTTCAGCCCGCAACTGCTGCAGGCTGGCCGCGAACTGCTGGCGGCGGGAGTGCCGCCGGAACAGGTCCTCGGCCTCGCCGAGACGCTGATCGAGCACACCGACGCCATCGCGACGCTGTTCCTCGACACCATCCGCCACGACGTCGTCGGCCCGCGCGGAGCGGACTGGGTGCCGGACGCGACCGAGATCTCCGACCTCACCGAACTGGTGAAACGGCTGCGGCCGCTGGCGCAGTCGGCGGTGACCGCGAGCCTGGCGCTGTCGATGAGCCGCGCCTTCCCCGAGTTCCTCGAAGAACTGGCCCAGCACCTCCGGGAGCACCAGGAGTCTTGA
- a CDS encoding AurF N-oxygenase family protein, whose translation MTARTRPLRDRETGAQRLLQASAKLSYDPEVDVDWEAPLTEGAFFIPERTVSLYGTELWDRMSHEQRVELSRQELINSVSVGIWFEIILMQMLLRMSYRADPTTAHARYALTEVADECRHSTMFAMLIDKVDGRPYRNNRLLHFTAHALPLILRGPSMWVATLIGEEVFDAIQREHLQDESIQPLVRAVMRIHVTEEARHVRYARDDLTRLMARASWPVKTFTRIVVAIGSMLLSRLLSRPAQYARAGLENPRRAAALARRSPHRREVLAQGAAKMVRYLREVDLVGGPGLLLWRRSGLL comes from the coding sequence ATGACGGCACGGACCCGGCCCCTGCGCGACCGAGAGACCGGTGCGCAGCGCTTGCTGCAGGCGAGCGCGAAGCTGTCGTACGACCCCGAAGTCGACGTGGACTGGGAAGCCCCGCTGACCGAAGGCGCGTTCTTCATCCCCGAGCGGACGGTGTCGTTGTACGGCACCGAATTGTGGGACCGGATGAGTCACGAGCAGCGCGTGGAGCTGTCCCGGCAGGAGCTGATCAACTCGGTCAGCGTCGGGATCTGGTTCGAGATCATCCTGATGCAGATGCTGCTGCGGATGTCCTACCGCGCGGATCCGACCACCGCGCACGCGCGGTACGCGCTGACCGAGGTCGCCGACGAATGCCGTCACTCGACGATGTTCGCGATGCTGATCGACAAGGTCGACGGCCGTCCGTACCGGAACAACCGCCTGCTGCACTTCACCGCGCACGCGCTGCCGCTGATCCTGCGGGGCCCGTCGATGTGGGTGGCGACGCTGATCGGCGAGGAGGTCTTCGACGCCATCCAGCGGGAGCACCTGCAGGACGAGTCGATCCAGCCGCTCGTGCGCGCTGTCATGCGGATCCACGTCACCGAAGAGGCCCGGCACGTGCGCTACGCGCGCGACGACCTGACCAGGCTGATGGCCCGCGCGTCCTGGCCGGTCAAGACGTTCACGCGGATCGTCGTGGCGATCGGCTCGATGCTGCTGTCCCGGCTGCTCTCCAGGCCCGCGCAGTACGCGCGCGCCGGTCTGGAGAACCCCCGCCGGGCGGCCGCGCTGGCCAGGCGCAGCCCGCACCGCCGGGAGGTCTTGGCCCAGGGTGCCGCGAAAATGGTGCGGTACCTGCGGGAAGTCGACCTCGTCGGCGGTCCGGGCCTGCTGCTGTGGCGGCGTTCCGGCCTGTTATGA
- a CDS encoding LLM class F420-dependent oxidoreductase, which translates to MDFGIATAVTDEGIRPHVLGAALEEKGFDSLYLPEHSHIPVSRESPYPGGELPRGALRNFDPFVALAAAATVTSNLRLGTAVALMIQRDVLYTAKEVASLDLLSEGRVIFGVGAGWNIEEMRNHGVDPRTRGALLTEQLQALKEIWTKDEAEFHGEHVDFDPVFAWPKPVRKPHPPIYVAGQGPAGLKRLAEHADGWLPHFVTPPEELRRVRSWLADQGREDVRISVFGAPADPELLRRLEGAGVDEVSLLLPTLPEAETLELLGELAKTIEPLRAS; encoded by the coding sequence ATGGACTTCGGGATCGCGACGGCAGTGACCGACGAAGGAATCCGGCCCCACGTGCTGGGGGCGGCTCTGGAGGAGAAGGGATTCGACTCCCTCTATCTCCCCGAACACTCCCATATACCGGTCAGCAGGGAGTCTCCTTACCCCGGCGGTGAGCTGCCGCGCGGGGCCCTGCGCAACTTCGACCCGTTCGTGGCGCTGGCCGCCGCCGCGACGGTCACGTCGAACCTCCGGCTCGGCACCGCGGTCGCCCTGATGATCCAGCGCGACGTGCTCTACACGGCCAAGGAGGTCGCCAGCCTGGACCTGCTCTCCGAGGGGCGGGTGATCTTCGGCGTCGGGGCGGGCTGGAACATCGAGGAGATGCGCAACCACGGCGTCGACCCGCGCACGCGGGGCGCGCTGCTGACCGAACAACTCCAGGCGCTCAAGGAGATCTGGACCAAGGACGAGGCCGAATTCCACGGCGAGCACGTCGACTTCGACCCGGTTTTCGCCTGGCCGAAGCCGGTGCGGAAACCGCATCCGCCGATCTACGTCGCCGGTCAGGGACCGGCCGGGCTCAAACGGCTCGCCGAGCACGCGGACGGCTGGCTGCCGCATTTCGTGACACCGCCGGAGGAACTGCGCCGGGTCCGGTCCTGGCTCGCCGACCAGGGCCGCGAAGACGTCCGGATCAGCGTGTTCGGCGCCCCGGCCGATCCCGAGTTGCTGCGGCGCCTCGAAGGCGCGGGCGTCGACGAAGTCTCCCTCCTCCTGCCGACGCTGCCCGAAGCCGAGACCTTGGAGCTCCTCGGCGAGCTGGCGAAGACCATCGAGCCGCTGCGCGCCTCATAA
- a CDS encoding helix-turn-helix transcriptional regulator, giving the protein MPVRDVVYPLRGRDDLFGGLRSIAGRAVLVRGTEGLGKSALLTALRATLGVRLVGVRGLRAERSLPYGALHRMFGAPVSSGAEARDRLTTLPSPAICWVDDAHWIDPESLAALGFAARRLDGFLVGMVLASRSGSDEFDSVELTPLTDAAACQLLRDRGVPAGVRPQLVELGGGNPADLVALAASLTPAQAAGREPVSPVLQERLPRYAAELDAMRFDERVRFLVTCMDISARKATWYAAASPADRRAAHARLASAEEGPDALWHRAMATAGPSAPLADALAAAPAVDHAASARHLERAAALTADPATRATRLLAAADAAWQAGRPGWARLLLSRVDARPGAAALLHGEIELRDGDPAVATHELGTAAELLADPAAALLLAGEARRLGGDLSGYRALARTVPAGDGLVFAHFRGLTSVYAGRHDDADLPLEDAVRRGMSGTDVAGAVWAAEAAFARGHAERAHEYSAAAVSRARLGRRHAELPWALIYLSLSAIALDRIPCARAASREGLHAPHNLRMEHLTLLGLAAALLGDRVPELDEATDGIAERGLGRPAAVAAWAHACLDLAEDRPDDALSRLEDLASGVSGDQPVIRVLATPQLVEAAVLSGRPERARTALEVFDRWTLAGAEPCWLALSHRCHALTAPDPEAAERHFRLAVEAHRRAGGAVELARTRFAYATLLRRHRRSRDARDQFRDALRGFENVGATRFAERARAGLRATGETVAAPHRSLAGLTPQQDAITRLVAAGETNKEIARRLVISHRTVDHHLRNIFTALGVRSRVELARRVAAGE; this is encoded by the coding sequence ATGCCTGTCCGGGACGTCGTGTACCCGCTGCGGGGCAGGGACGACCTCTTCGGCGGGCTGCGCTCGATCGCCGGGCGCGCCGTCCTGGTCCGCGGGACGGAGGGGCTCGGCAAGTCGGCGCTGCTCACCGCGCTGCGGGCCACCCTCGGTGTCCGCCTCGTCGGCGTGCGGGGCCTGCGGGCCGAACGTTCGTTGCCCTACGGCGCGCTGCATCGGATGTTCGGCGCTCCCGTTTCCAGTGGTGCGGAGGCGCGTGATCGGCTCACCACCCTTCCGTCACCGGCGATCTGCTGGGTCGACGACGCGCACTGGATCGACCCGGAATCCCTGGCGGCGTTGGGTTTCGCGGCCCGGCGGCTGGACGGGTTCCTGGTCGGGATGGTGCTCGCTTCGCGATCCGGATCCGACGAGTTCGACTCCGTCGAGCTGACGCCGTTGACCGACGCCGCCGCCTGCCAGCTGTTGCGCGATCGCGGCGTGCCCGCCGGGGTGCGTCCGCAGCTGGTCGAACTGGGCGGGGGGAACCCGGCCGATCTGGTCGCGCTGGCGGCCTCGCTGACGCCCGCGCAGGCGGCCGGGCGGGAGCCGGTGTCGCCGGTTCTCCAGGAGCGTTTGCCCCGCTACGCGGCCGAGCTCGACGCGATGCGGTTCGACGAGCGAGTCCGGTTTCTCGTCACCTGTATGGACATTTCCGCGAGGAAGGCGACGTGGTACGCGGCGGCGTCACCGGCGGACCGCCGGGCGGCGCACGCGCGGCTGGCCTCCGCCGAGGAGGGCCCGGACGCTCTCTGGCACCGGGCGATGGCGACAGCCGGGCCGTCCGCGCCGCTCGCCGACGCGCTCGCCGCCGCCCCCGCGGTGGATCACGCGGCCTCGGCGCGGCACCTCGAACGCGCCGCCGCGCTGACCGCCGATCCGGCCACGCGGGCGACCCGGCTGCTGGCCGCGGCGGACGCGGCCTGGCAGGCGGGCAGGCCGGGGTGGGCACGGCTGCTGCTGTCCAGGGTGGACGCCCGGCCGGGCGCGGCGGCGTTGCTGCACGGCGAAATCGAACTGCGCGACGGCGATCCCGCGGTCGCCACCCACGAACTCGGCACGGCGGCGGAGCTGCTGGCCGATCCCGCGGCCGCGCTCCTGCTGGCCGGTGAGGCACGCAGGCTCGGCGGCGATCTGAGCGGTTACCGGGCGCTGGCGCGGACCGTCCCCGCCGGGGACGGCCTGGTCTTCGCGCACTTCCGCGGTCTGACCTCGGTGTACGCCGGACGTCACGACGACGCCGACCTGCCGCTGGAGGACGCCGTCCGCAGGGGGATGTCCGGCACCGACGTCGCCGGAGCCGTTTGGGCCGCCGAAGCCGCTTTCGCCCGCGGGCACGCCGAAAGGGCGCACGAGTACTCGGCCGCCGCCGTGAGCCGCGCGCGGCTCGGCAGGCGGCACGCGGAACTGCCGTGGGCGTTGATCTACCTGTCGCTCTCGGCCATCGCGCTCGACCGGATCCCGTGTGCGCGGGCGGCGTCCCGTGAAGGTCTGCACGCGCCCCACAACCTGCGGATGGAACATCTGACGCTGCTGGGGCTGGCCGCCGCGCTGCTCGGCGACCGCGTCCCGGAACTGGACGAGGCGACCGACGGCATCGCCGAACGCGGTCTCGGCAGGCCCGCCGCCGTCGCCGCGTGGGCGCACGCCTGCCTGGACCTGGCCGAAGACCGGCCGGACGACGCCTTGAGCAGGCTCGAAGATCTCGCTTCCGGCGTTTCCGGCGACCAGCCGGTGATCCGCGTGCTCGCCACCCCGCAACTCGTCGAAGCGGCGGTGCTTTCCGGGAGGCCCGAGCGCGCGCGGACCGCACTGGAGGTGTTCGACCGCTGGACCCTGGCCGGCGCGGAACCCTGCTGGCTCGCGCTGAGCCACCGGTGTCACGCGCTGACCGCGCCGGATCCGGAGGCGGCGGAACGGCACTTCCGGCTGGCCGTCGAGGCGCACCGGCGCGCGGGTGGCGCGGTGGAACTCGCCAGGACCCGGTTCGCCTACGCCACCCTGCTGCGACGGCACCGGCGGAGCCGGGACGCCCGAGACCAGTTCCGCGATGCCTTGCGCGGCTTCGAAAACGTCGGCGCGACCCGGTTCGCCGAGCGCGCCCGAGCCGGGCTGCGGGCGACCGGCGAGACCGTCGCCGCGCCGCACCGCTCGCTCGCCGGGCTCACTCCGCAGCAGGACGCCATCACGCGGCTCGTGGCGGCGGGGGAGACGAACAAGGAGATCGCGCGGCGGCTGGTGATCAGCCACCGGACCGTGGATCACCACCTGCGGAACATCTTCACGGCCCTGGGTGTCCGGTCGCGCGTGGAACTCGCGCGCCGAGTGGCCGCCGGGGAATGA
- a CDS encoding QsdR family transcriptional regulator: MNPSAEDIVRTAARWIDRGVRVDTSAFAQELGISRSTLFRRVGNREDLLGDALYYLSERTLTAAMRTWERDEGDVVRNAAGELRCLAIMREYRSVLAASAGFRRFLDDEPVLAIRLLTDPDGRVQPRVIAAHVELLRRDVDDGGFAPAVGLDSLCYAIVRLGEAFLYSDVLASRTPDLDAASTLLGALVEGRVPSRTL; this comes from the coding sequence GTGAATCCCTCAGCCGAGGACATAGTCCGCACCGCGGCGCGGTGGATCGATCGCGGCGTCCGCGTCGACACCTCAGCCTTCGCCCAGGAACTGGGCATTTCCCGCAGCACCCTGTTCCGCCGCGTCGGCAACCGGGAGGACCTGCTCGGTGATGCCCTCTACTACCTGTCCGAGCGCACCCTGACGGCCGCCATGCGCACCTGGGAGCGCGATGAGGGCGACGTGGTGCGCAACGCGGCCGGTGAACTGCGCTGTCTCGCGATCATGCGCGAGTACCGATCCGTGCTCGCGGCGAGCGCCGGGTTCCGCCGGTTCCTCGACGACGAGCCCGTGCTGGCGATCCGGCTGCTCACCGACCCGGACGGCCGCGTCCAGCCGAGGGTGATCGCGGCGCACGTCGAGCTTCTGCGCCGCGATGTCGACGACGGTGGGTTCGCGCCCGCTGTCGGCCTCGACAGCCTCTGTTACGCGATCGTCCGGCTGGGGGAGGCGTTCCTGTACTCGGACGTCCTCGCGTCACGGACGCCGGATCTCGACGCGGCTTCGACGCTGCTCGGAGCACTCGTGGAAGGACGGGTGCCGAGCAGGACCTTGTGA
- the bdeA gene encoding bis(hydroxyethyl) terephthalate hydrolase, with protein sequence MRSTTRILCGLATVAALAAAPTAYAAENPYERGPAPTESSIEASRGSFAVSETSVSRVSVTGFGGGTIYYPTSTAQGTFGAVAVSPGYTATQSSIAWIGPRLASQGFVVFTIDTNTIYDQPGSRGDQLLAALDYLTQRSSVRSRIDTSRLAVAGHSMGGGGSLEAAQDRPSLQAAVPLAPWNTQKSWSSLRVPTFVIGGESDSVAPVASHSIPFYTSIPASAEKAYMELDNASHFFPNTANTTMAKYTISWLKRFVDNDTRYEQFLCPAPDDRAISDYRDTCPHA encoded by the coding sequence ATGCGTAGTACGACCCGGATCCTTTGTGGACTGGCGACCGTCGCGGCACTCGCTGCCGCGCCGACGGCCTACGCCGCCGAAAACCCCTACGAACGAGGACCGGCCCCGACGGAAAGCAGCATCGAAGCCTCGCGCGGCTCGTTCGCGGTCTCGGAGACGTCGGTGTCGCGCGTGTCCGTCACCGGTTTCGGCGGCGGCACCATCTACTACCCCACCAGCACCGCGCAGGGCACCTTCGGCGCTGTCGCCGTCTCGCCGGGCTACACCGCGACGCAGTCGAGCATCGCGTGGATCGGCCCGCGGCTGGCGTCGCAGGGCTTCGTGGTGTTCACCATCGACACGAACACGATCTACGACCAGCCCGGCAGCCGCGGTGACCAGCTGCTCGCCGCGCTCGACTATCTCACCCAGCGCAGCAGCGTCCGGTCCCGCATCGACACCTCCCGGCTCGCGGTGGCCGGGCACTCGATGGGCGGTGGCGGTTCGCTCGAGGCGGCGCAGGACCGGCCGTCGCTGCAGGCCGCCGTCCCGCTCGCGCCGTGGAACACGCAGAAGTCGTGGTCCTCGCTGCGGGTGCCGACGTTCGTCATCGGCGGCGAATCCGACTCGGTCGCGCCGGTGGCCTCGCACTCGATCCCGTTCTACACCAGCATTCCCGCCTCCGCGGAGAAGGCGTACATGGAACTGGACAACGCGAGCCACTTCTTCCCGAACACGGCGAACACGACCATGGCCAAGTACACGATCTCGTGGCTGAAGCGGTTCGTGGACAACGACACCCGCTACGAGCAGTTCCTGTGCCCCGCCCCGGACGACCGCGCGATCAGCGACTACCGGGACACCTGCCCGCACGCCTGA
- a CDS encoding ABC transporter ATP-binding protein, which translates to MTLSTFEMSGVSVTFGGLVALSDVSLTVAPSRVLGVIGPNGAGKTTLFNVACGFVRPDTGTLTWRDTELRRLRPHHLAGLGIARSLQELGLFGRMTVLDNVLVGAGKHAKAGFWSSMLGRTQDEKALTERAMAYLEDFDIADVAHRYPASLPYPVRKRVALARALVGEPELLLLDEPAGGLSAAEIADVGTLVRGLTERMSVMLVEHHMDLVMGVCDEIVVLDFGKVIARGTPDEIRADPAVRAAYLGEEVAGADR; encoded by the coding sequence GTGACCCTGTCCACCTTCGAGATGTCCGGCGTGTCGGTGACCTTCGGCGGTCTCGTCGCGCTGTCCGACGTCTCCCTGACCGTCGCACCGAGCCGGGTGCTCGGGGTGATCGGCCCGAACGGGGCGGGCAAGACCACGCTCTTCAACGTCGCGTGCGGTTTCGTCCGCCCCGACACCGGCACGCTGACCTGGCGCGACACCGAACTGCGACGGCTGCGCCCGCATCACCTCGCGGGCCTCGGGATCGCCCGCAGCCTGCAGGAACTCGGCCTCTTCGGCCGGATGACCGTGCTGGACAACGTCCTCGTCGGCGCGGGCAAGCACGCGAAGGCCGGCTTCTGGTCCTCGATGCTGGGCCGCACACAGGACGAGAAGGCGCTGACAGAGCGGGCGATGGCGTACCTCGAAGACTTCGACATCGCCGACGTCGCCCACCGCTATCCCGCGAGTCTCCCCTATCCGGTCCGCAAACGGGTCGCGCTCGCGCGGGCGCTGGTCGGCGAACCGGAACTGCTGCTGCTCGACGAACCGGCGGGTGGGCTGTCGGCGGCCGAGATCGCCGACGTCGGCACGCTGGTGCGCGGCTTGACCGAGCGCATGTCGGTGATGCTCGTGGAGCACCACATGGATCTGGTGATGGGAGTGTGCGACGAGATCGTCGTACTGGACTTCGGCAAGGTGATCGCCCGCGGCACCCCGGACGAGATCCGCGCGGACCCGGCGGTGCGGGCGGCCTACCTCGGCGAGGAGGTGGCCGGTGCTGACCGTTGA
- a CDS encoding ABC transporter ATP-binding protein — MLTVENLSAAYGPVRALDSVSLSASPGEITAVLGANGAGKTTLLRTISGLVRPTGGRVTLAGRDLSRVSTEDLPALGLAQVPEGRGVLAELTVEENLRLGALGSGSRATASQLRRIYELFPVLADRKNGLAHVLSGGERQMLVIGRALLSRPTVLLLDEPSLGLAPRIVAQIFALLRGLVRDEGLAVVLVEQNARSALSIADHGVVLNLGEVVVRRDAAELVEDDDLRHAYLGF; from the coding sequence GTGCTGACCGTTGAGAACCTTTCGGCGGCCTACGGCCCCGTCCGGGCGCTCGATTCCGTGAGCCTGTCCGCCTCCCCCGGCGAGATCACCGCGGTACTCGGCGCGAACGGTGCGGGCAAGACCACCTTGCTGCGCACCATTTCCGGCCTCGTCCGGCCGACGGGCGGCCGCGTCACGCTCGCGGGCCGCGACCTGAGCAGAGTGTCCACAGAGGACCTTCCGGCCCTCGGTCTCGCGCAGGTGCCCGAGGGCCGCGGCGTGCTGGCCGAGCTGACCGTCGAGGAGAACCTGCGGCTCGGCGCGCTCGGATCGGGAAGCCGCGCGACGGCCTCCCAGCTCCGGCGGATCTACGAGCTCTTCCCCGTACTCGCCGATCGCAAGAACGGGCTAGCGCATGTCCTTTCCGGCGGGGAAAGGCAGATGCTGGTGATCGGCCGCGCGCTGCTGTCCCGGCCGACGGTACTGCTGCTCGACGAGCCGTCGCTCGGGCTCGCGCCGCGGATCGTGGCGCAGATCTTCGCCCTGCTGCGCGGTCTCGTCCGCGACGAGGGACTCGCCGTCGTGCTGGTCGAGCAGAACGCGCGCAGCGCGCTGTCCATCGCCGACCACGGCGTCGTGCTCAACCTCGGCGAAGTCGTCGTCCGGCGGGACGCGGCCGAACTGGTCGAGGACGACGACCTCCGGCACGCCTACCTCGGATTCTGA